The following are from one region of the Rhodothermales bacterium genome:
- a CDS encoding NAD-dependent epimerase/dehydratase family protein, translated as MVIAVTGASGHIGSNLARRLVKEGHSVRAQYRTAATPLEAIDVEARAGDILDPDFVSGFVRGAEIVFHLAAEISIAGDPTGSVRRTNVDGTRIVAQACLQNNVRRVIHFSSIHAFEQLPRDERLDEQRSYVGPAAFAYDRSKADGERVIREAVVRGLDAVIVNPTAVVGPVDFRPSSMGQVVAAMARGQMPAIVDGGFDWVDVRDVVDGAVLAIEKGRRGQNYLLSGTWASLQEIAGLVDAACGRPSRRLVLPIWMARAAVPLVALVARAGGAPPVFTRESLAIVSECNRVISHSRASQELGFRSRPLRETIDTTVRWFINNAYL; from the coding sequence ATGGTTATTGCCGTCACCGGTGCCAGCGGACACATCGGGAGTAATCTTGCTCGCAGGCTGGTGAAGGAGGGTCATTCCGTCCGCGCGCAATATCGCACGGCGGCGACCCCGCTGGAAGCGATCGATGTTGAGGCTCGCGCAGGTGACATTCTTGATCCGGACTTTGTCTCCGGTTTCGTCCGCGGTGCCGAGATCGTTTTTCACCTGGCGGCCGAGATCTCGATCGCCGGGGATCCGACCGGCTCGGTCCGCCGAACCAACGTCGATGGTACTCGCATTGTGGCGCAGGCCTGCCTGCAAAACAACGTGCGCAGAGTCATCCACTTTTCGTCGATCCATGCATTCGAACAATTGCCGCGCGACGAACGGCTGGACGAACAGAGGTCGTACGTCGGGCCGGCCGCTTTCGCCTACGATCGATCCAAGGCGGATGGAGAGCGAGTGATCCGAGAAGCCGTCGTACGTGGACTTGATGCGGTAATCGTCAATCCGACCGCCGTCGTCGGGCCTGTGGATTTCCGACCGTCGTCCATGGGACAGGTGGTTGCAGCGATGGCTCGCGGGCAGATGCCGGCCATTGTTGATGGCGGGTTCGACTGGGTGGACGTCCGGGACGTAGTAGATGGAGCGGTGCTGGCTATCGAGAAGGGTCGCCGCGGGCAGAACTATCTCCTGTCGGGCACGTGGGCCTCGCTGCAGGAAATCGCCGGGTTAGTAGATGCGGCCTGCGGCAGGCCCAGTCGGCGGCTTGTGCTGCCGATCTGGATGGCCCGGGCCGCTGTCCCTCTGGTCGCGCTGGTCGCCCGGGCGGGCGGTGCGCCTCCGGTCTTCACTCGCGAATCGCTCGCGATCGTTTCGGAGTGCAACCGCGTCATAAGCCATTCTCGCGCATCACAAGAACTGGGTTTTCGGTCGCGGCCGCTGAGAGAGACCAT